A genomic segment from Candidatus Hydrogenedens sp. encodes:
- a CDS encoding N-acetyltransferase, protein MYKVRKPKLSEVPQLKALIDNAYNKGFVLPRTLEELYENVRDFYVFADEKGVAGCAALHIDTETLAEVRTLIVREDLQNQGIGTKLLNAVLEEAKDLNIPMVYVLTRNPEFFKKRGFKETTLDTLPYKIRKDCARCPKHNESCDEIPMVLTLKTNTNYK, encoded by the coding sequence ATGTATAAAGTCCGAAAACCCAAACTATCAGAAGTTCCACAATTAAAAGCCCTTATTGACAACGCCTATAACAAAGGCTTTGTTTTGCCACGAACACTTGAAGAACTCTACGAAAATGTTCGTGATTTCTACGTCTTTGCTGATGAAAAAGGCGTCGCAGGCTGTGCCGCATTACATATCGACACCGAAACTCTTGCAGAAGTACGAACATTAATTGTCCGTGAAGATTTACAAAATCAAGGAATAGGAACAAAATTACTAAATGCAGTTTTAGAAGAGGCAAAAGACTTAAACATACCAATGGTATATGTCTTAACTCGCAATCCCGAATTTTTCAAAAAAAGAGGATTTAAAGAAACAACATTGGATACTCTGCCATACAAAATCAGAAAGGATTGTGCCCGCTGTCCAAAACATAACGAATCCTGTGACGAAATCCCAATGGTCTTAACCCTTAAAACGAATACAAACTATAAATAA
- a CDS encoding outer membrane lipoprotein carrier protein LolA yields the protein MKKTTDKPYKHIFYLLSLITIQTWMYAQYSVENKDIDNFFQKYTESRDKIQILVADFIQKSIYPDESYITKGTLVFIKPRRIVFHTDEPEKYTLVENTKIYEYEPEIKQMTIYDLKDQVETELFFFAFAQNLDELRKKYHVTPIQLSEERGKHGISIRPYIDKEQETQFEEIILYLRDEDYLPYRLRIINEDNIQTIIDFEKIEINGKIRREDTQIFVPQGTNIIENDKQKEIVPEDGKRIPEPASVDPKYIDNSINPILSTGDKNKETKKPSNLVDIEVKDLEPPNK from the coding sequence ATGAAGAAAACAACGGATAAACCTTATAAACACATATTTTATCTTCTTTCCCTTATCACCATTCAGACCTGGATGTACGCTCAATATTCAGTAGAGAACAAAGACATTGACAACTTTTTCCAAAAATACACTGAATCCAGAGATAAAATCCAAATCCTTGTCGCTGACTTTATTCAGAAAAGTATCTATCCCGATGAATCCTACATCACCAAAGGAACCTTGGTTTTTATTAAGCCTCGCCGTATAGTCTTTCATACAGATGAACCTGAAAAATATACGTTGGTTGAAAACACAAAAATCTATGAATATGAACCCGAAATCAAACAAATGACCATCTACGACTTGAAAGACCAAGTGGAAACAGAACTGTTTTTCTTTGCATTTGCCCAGAATTTAGATGAACTCCGTAAAAAATACCATGTTACCCCCATTCAACTATCCGAAGAACGTGGAAAACATGGCATCTCCATCCGCCCTTATATAGATAAAGAGCAAGAAACACAATTTGAGGAAATTATCCTTTATCTCCGAGATGAAGATTATCTACCATATCGCCTACGCATTATAAATGAAGATAATATTCAAACTATCATCGATTTTGAAAAAATAGAAATAAATGGAAAAATCAGACGTGAAGACACCCAAATTTTTGTACCTCAGGGAACCAATATCATTGAAAATGACAAACAAAAAGAAATAGTCCCCGAAGATGGAAAGCGAATCCCCGAGCCTGCCTCAGTAGACCCAAAATATATCGACAATTCTATCAATCCCATTTTATCTACAGGAGATAAAAACAAGGAAACAAAAAAACCATCCAATTTAGTCGATATTGAAGTAAAAGATTTAGAACCCCCAAACAAATAA
- the proC gene encoding pyrroline-5-carboxylate reductase: protein MLQNNPNLAVLGFGNMGQAIIKGLLRKQILTPEQIFIYDPDIEKQQTAKELNIQIVQEITTLMEKTKYLLIAVKPQIIQSALEPIKSQIQNDVRIISIAAGISINFYKTILNQPNLRIIRTMPNTPALVGEGITAISLSPECNENDKTLAQKIFESIGKIVFVPEEQINIITAVSGSGPAYFYYLCEAIIDAGKSLGLSEETTLSLVEQTFYGSAVLLMKEKELPQQLRARVTSKGGTTESAVNIFETENFKSIVNKAIYSAYKRAQELGK from the coding sequence ATGTTACAAAACAACCCAAATCTCGCAGTGTTAGGCTTCGGCAATATGGGACAGGCAATTATCAAAGGATTACTACGGAAACAAATATTAACGCCAGAACAAATCTTTATATACGACCCTGATATAGAAAAACAACAAACCGCAAAAGAATTAAATATCCAAATTGTTCAAGAAATAACCACTTTAATGGAAAAAACAAAATATCTACTTATTGCAGTTAAACCTCAAATAATTCAATCCGCATTAGAACCCATTAAATCTCAAATACAAAATGATGTACGTATTATCTCTATCGCCGCAGGAATCTCTATTAATTTTTACAAAACAATATTAAACCAGCCTAATCTCCGAATTATACGAACCATGCCTAATACACCAGCCCTGGTTGGTGAAGGAATTACTGCAATAAGCCTTAGTCCTGAATGTAATGAAAACGACAAAACGTTAGCACAAAAAATATTTGAATCCATTGGGAAAATAGTTTTCGTACCAGAAGAACAAATAAACATTATCACCGCAGTTAGTGGGAGTGGTCCTGCATATTTCTATTACCTTTGCGAGGCAATTATCGATGCAGGCAAATCATTAGGCTTATCTGAAGAAACAACCCTATCTTTGGTAGAACAAACCTTTTATGGCTCCGCAGTACTTCTTATGAAAGAAAAAGAATTACCACAACAACTCCGAGCACGAGTTACCTCAAAAGGTGGAACAACAGAATCTGCTGTCAACATATTTGAAACTGAAAACTTTAAATCTATTGTAAATAAAGCCATTTATTCCGCATATAAACGGGCACAGGAATTAGGAAAATAA
- a CDS encoding DUF1080 domain-containing protein has translation MFTMNLKNRFFFLTVLIALALLTSIIYAQEDSITPIPRPDKWWQERFQSNQERIQQGNVDVLFIGDSITHGWDNVGKNTWDEYYADRNVVNMGFSGDQTQHVLWRLENLKWGNVQPKLSMIMIGTNNCHRHTGEQIALGIEKIIDKLHTLFPDMKILLLAIFPRADVPQDKLNNIADANKRIAEIPKSKPFVHFYDIGAEFLDENGNLPKTIMPDLLHPNAKGYEIWARAVEPKIAELLGEYTPENPPVGFVPLFNGIDLTGWKGLVADPIKRAQMSPEELASAQQKADEEMRAHWKVVDGVLAYDGQGNSLCTARDYEDYELLVDWKIEANGDSGIYLRGTPQVQIWDNKDGIGSGGLYNNEKNPSKPLVFADNPVGEWNRFFIRIIGDRVTVYLNDKLVVNKTVMENYWDRSQPLFTSGSIELQHHHSPLWFRNIFIREIPRGDGWKKLFNGKDLTGWQAFGGNIDCWKAENGMLVTEGGEGCGWLATAEEYADFELELEFRLPPGGNSGVFIRAPKEGNPAFEGSEIQILDDYSDQYKDLKPWQYCGSVYATVAPSRRVSRPAGEWQKYHISCVGSKVKVLLNGVQIIDADLNNHLDKIKDHPGLKRTSGFIGLQNHGTRLEFRNLRIRPL, from the coding sequence ATGTTTACCATGAATCTAAAAAATCGCTTTTTCTTCCTAACAGTGCTAATTGCACTTGCATTGCTTACCTCCATTATCTATGCTCAAGAAGATTCAATAACCCCCATACCACGCCCCGATAAATGGTGGCAAGAACGATTCCAGAGCAATCAAGAACGTATTCAACAAGGGAATGTGGATGTCCTATTTATAGGCGATTCCATTACTCACGGGTGGGATAATGTCGGTAAAAACACATGGGATGAATACTACGCAGATAGAAATGTAGTGAATATGGGTTTTTCCGGTGACCAGACCCAGCATGTTCTATGGCGACTGGAAAACTTAAAATGGGGTAATGTTCAGCCGAAACTGTCCATGATTATGATTGGTACAAACAATTGCCATCGGCATACAGGCGAACAAATTGCCTTAGGAATTGAAAAGATTATTGATAAACTTCACACCCTTTTCCCCGATATGAAAATTCTTCTACTCGCAATTTTCCCACGGGCAGATGTACCACAGGATAAACTAAACAATATTGCTGATGCCAATAAGCGAATTGCAGAGATACCGAAAAGCAAACCCTTTGTGCATTTTTATGACATAGGTGCGGAATTTCTGGATGAAAACGGAAACCTTCCCAAAACTATCATGCCCGATTTACTCCATCCAAACGCAAAAGGATACGAAATCTGGGCAAGAGCCGTCGAACCTAAAATTGCAGAATTATTAGGAGAATATACCCCTGAAAACCCACCCGTAGGCTTTGTTCCTTTATTTAACGGCATAGATTTAACTGGCTGGAAAGGATTGGTAGCAGACCCAATAAAACGGGCACAAATGTCACCCGAAGAATTAGCATCCGCACAACAAAAAGCAGACGAAGAGATGCGAGCCCATTGGAAAGTTGTTGACGGCGTATTGGCTTATGATGGACAGGGAAACAGCCTTTGCACAGCCAGAGATTATGAAGACTATGAACTTCTGGTAGACTGGAAAATTGAAGCAAATGGCGATAGCGGTATCTATCTACGCGGAACACCTCAAGTGCAAATCTGGGATAATAAAGATGGTATCGGTTCTGGAGGACTATATAATAATGAGAAAAATCCAAGTAAACCACTCGTTTTTGCAGATAACCCCGTCGGTGAATGGAACCGCTTCTTTATTCGCATTATAGGCGACCGTGTAACAGTGTATTTAAACGACAAATTAGTAGTAAATAAAACCGTCATGGAGAATTATTGGGACCGCTCTCAGCCCTTGTTTACCAGCGGTTCTATCGAACTACAGCATCATCACTCCCCCTTATGGTTCCGCAATATTTTCATACGCGAAATCCCAAGAGGTGACGGATGGAAAAAACTTTTTAATGGTAAAGACCTGACAGGCTGGCAAGCATTTGGCGGGAATATAGACTGCTGGAAAGCAGAAAATGGAATGCTCGTAACCGAAGGCGGAGAAGGCTGTGGCTGGCTTGCTACTGCGGAAGAATATGCTGATTTTGAATTAGAATTGGAATTCCGTTTACCACCAGGTGGAAACAGTGGTGTTTTTATCCGTGCCCCGAAAGAAGGAAATCCCGCTTTCGAAGGAAGTGAAATTCAAATTCTCGATGATTATTCCGACCAATATAAAGACCTAAAACCATGGCAATATTGCGGTAGTGTCTATGCAACTGTAGCACCATCTCGCAGAGTATCACGCCCTGCTGGTGAATGGCAAAAATACCATATCTCCTGTGTCGGTTCAAAAGTAAAAGTCTTATTAAACGGTGTGCAGATTATTGATGCAGATTTGAACAACCATCTCGATAAAATAAAAGACCACCCAGGCTTAAAACGCACAAGCGGTTTCATCGGACTTCAGAATCATGGAACACGATTGGAATTCCGAAATTTGCGTATCCGCCCATTATAA
- a CDS encoding Maf family protein, with protein sequence MEDCGLPLVLASASPRRKALLASMGIEFEVIISNVKEVDIGATPTTLVEENATNKCNEVISRLSYPAVVISADTLVFCDGEVLSKPCNLDEARSMLQRLSGNTHQVITGIAVANTADGRKACGSETTDVTFRTLTEEEINTFIRVVNPIDRAGAYTVDGPGSLLVSRYDGCYYNVLGLPIVRLDKLLRKVGVFLFKRIRDDHAIFL encoded by the coding sequence ATGGAAGATTGCGGACTTCCACTTGTATTAGCGTCAGCATCACCACGACGGAAAGCACTTCTCGCCTCGATGGGTATTGAATTTGAAGTCATAATCAGCAACGTTAAAGAAGTAGACATAGGAGCGACACCTACAACATTAGTCGAAGAAAACGCTACTAACAAATGTAATGAAGTTATCTCACGGTTATCATATCCTGCGGTTGTTATTTCAGCAGATACATTAGTCTTCTGTGACGGGGAAGTTCTGAGCAAACCTTGCAACCTCGACGAAGCACGAAGTATGCTTCAACGACTCTCCGGCAATACACATCAAGTAATTACTGGAATCGCAGTTGCAAACACTGCAGATGGACGAAAAGCATGTGGAAGTGAAACTACCGATGTAACATTCCGAACATTAACAGAAGAGGAAATAAATACCTTTATCCGTGTCGTAAACCCTATTGACCGTGCAGGTGCCTATACTGTAGATGGTCCTGGAAGTCTTTTAGTATCTCGATATGATGGTTGTTACTACAACGTATTAGGATTGCCTATTGTTCGCCTGGATAAATTACTCCGCAAAGTAGGTGTCTTCCTGTTTAAACGCATCCGTGATGACCACGCCATATTCTTATAA
- a CDS encoding class I SAM-dependent methyltransferase, translated as MGFGKIADYYYLLFDEVSRLKREEPFLSEIVMRFAPLPKVLDLACGTGLHARFLANKGANVTAVDISEEMLNFARKQYLPKNIYFVLGDLEHLPITGGWDVILCLGNSLCLLSSRDTIRALFQHVSKLLVSGGMFLIQILNYEHPEMRQIHTRCVNKSIGDKNVTVVKTLTPSERHIFLSISYFITSEKMHEAVSEANVLQKIVKEELIRYADEVELSVQNVFGDFQKNEFDPETSRDLIILFFKG; from the coding sequence ATGGGATTTGGTAAGATTGCAGATTATTATTATCTTTTATTTGATGAAGTAAGTCGATTAAAAAGGGAAGAGCCATTTTTATCTGAAATAGTAATGAGGTTTGCTCCGTTGCCTAAGGTTTTAGACCTTGCTTGTGGGACTGGATTGCATGCACGGTTTTTAGCAAATAAGGGAGCAAATGTAACTGCAGTGGATATAAGTGAAGAGATGTTGAACTTTGCGAGAAAACAATATTTGCCGAAGAATATTTATTTTGTTTTAGGAGATTTGGAACATTTGCCAATTACGGGGGGTTGGGATGTTATTTTATGCCTTGGCAATTCTCTTTGCCTGCTTTCTTCTCGGGACACGATAAGGGCATTATTTCAGCATGTGTCTAAATTGCTTGTATCGGGGGGAATGTTTTTGATTCAGATATTGAATTATGAACATCCAGAAATGAGGCAAATACATACTCGTTGTGTTAATAAAAGTATAGGAGATAAAAACGTAACGGTGGTGAAGACGCTAACGCCATCAGAACGACACATATTCTTATCCATTAGTTATTTTATTACGTCCGAAAAGATGCATGAAGCAGTGAGTGAGGCAAATGTGTTACAAAAAATTGTTAAGGAGGAGCTTATTCGGTATGCGGATGAGGTAGAATTGTCTGTCCAAAATGTTTTTGGTGATTTTCAGAAAAATGAATTTGACCCTGAAACGAGTAGGGATTTGATAATTCTATTTTTTAAGGGATAG
- the ruvC gene encoding crossover junction endodeoxyribonuclease RuvC, translating to MIALGFDPGLATTGYGLVEKKSSRYYHVAHGVIRTGSTKSLPERLAIIYEGAQELIKTYKPNIVAVERIYFEKNVTNGIFVAQARGVLLLACAHEHVSVTEFSPTEIKIALVGYGRAEKHQVQCMIQRLLLLDEIPKPDDAGDALAIALCALHVQPLPEAFH from the coding sequence ATGATAGCCCTTGGATTTGACCCTGGCTTAGCAACTACAGGTTATGGATTAGTAGAAAAGAAAAGTTCAAGATATTATCATGTTGCACATGGGGTTATTCGTACTGGTTCAACAAAATCTCTTCCCGAACGGCTTGCTATAATTTATGAGGGTGCTCAAGAATTAATCAAGACTTACAAGCCGAATATTGTGGCTGTTGAACGGATTTACTTTGAGAAGAACGTTACAAATGGTATTTTCGTGGCTCAAGCTCGGGGAGTTTTGCTTCTTGCCTGTGCACATGAGCATGTTTCTGTTACTGAATTTAGCCCTACAGAAATAAAAATAGCATTGGTTGGGTATGGTAGAGCGGAGAAACATCAGGTTCAGTGTATGATACAACGGTTACTTTTATTGGATGAGATACCAAAACCTGATGATGCTGGGGATGCCCTTGCTATTGCCTTATGTGCCTTACATGTTCAGCCTCTTCCAGAGGCATTCCATTGA
- a CDS encoding DUF4914 family protein has protein sequence MRKIEKNWKNVQLTDNVISILSKAKKVSFATSINELIEIACNSSAPDAQFHVEYDVPNKGLYREATVSRVRNGVSVNYTEPYMRRRDPDCMFIGDDEPTDKPYFKDVFGFSFDKMAEETFDWLKQQELILFGFVAGGDYLGKHALAIAPSNAGFFALGLALLQGILSWDVLSKKFDPRLIMYVAPVFRHTHFNGKQVVVHRRGKDIYEIFSYNLYPGPSAKKGVYGYLLHLGEREGWITTHSSTVQVITPYDNVVTIMHEGASGGGKSEMLESIHREDDGRILVGTNIVTEEQLFLELPRACSLRPVSDDMALCHPSFQKGDGKITITDAEKGWFIRVNHIGKYGMDITFEALTAQPPEPLLFLNINAVPNSRAMIWEHIEDEPGVPCPNPRVIVPRHIMPNVASKPVSVDIRSFGVRTPPCTKEKPTYGIIGMFHLLPSALGWLWRLVAPRGHENPSIINTEGMSSEGVGSYWPFATGRYVQHANLLLDQILASPRVYHILCPNQHVGAWKVSFMPQWLAREYLARRGIAKFKTSQLISSRCVLLGHTLKSVRIEGEILPVSLFQTYLQPEVGEEAYDEGAEILYTFFQRELKKFMTSELHPLGKTIIECFMDRGFLGDYMALLPTPYIDSSQE, from the coding sequence ATGAGAAAAATAGAAAAAAATTGGAAAAATGTTCAATTGACAGATAATGTTATCTCTATCCTGAGTAAGGCGAAGAAAGTTTCTTTTGCCACAAGTATTAATGAACTGATAGAGATTGCATGTAATTCATCGGCGCCTGATGCACAGTTTCATGTGGAATATGATGTCCCGAATAAAGGTTTATATCGTGAGGCGACGGTATCTCGTGTTCGTAATGGTGTGAGTGTAAATTATACAGAACCTTATATGAGGCGACGTGACCCTGATTGTATGTTTATTGGTGATGATGAACCTACTGACAAGCCGTATTTTAAGGATGTTTTTGGATTTTCGTTTGATAAAATGGCGGAGGAGACGTTTGATTGGTTGAAACAGCAAGAACTTATTTTATTTGGATTTGTAGCTGGTGGGGATTACCTTGGCAAACATGCTTTGGCTATTGCCCCGTCGAATGCGGGATTTTTCGCACTGGGTTTAGCGTTGTTGCAGGGAATCTTGTCTTGGGATGTGTTATCGAAGAAATTTGACCCAAGGCTTATTATGTATGTAGCACCTGTATTTCGTCATACACATTTTAACGGTAAGCAGGTTGTAGTTCATCGTCGGGGTAAAGATATATATGAAATATTTTCTTATAATTTGTATCCTGGACCGAGTGCAAAGAAGGGGGTTTATGGTTATTTGCTTCATTTAGGGGAGAGGGAAGGTTGGATAACGACGCATAGTTCGACAGTTCAGGTAATAACACCTTATGACAATGTGGTGACGATTATGCACGAGGGAGCCAGTGGTGGTGGTAAGAGTGAAATGTTGGAGTCGATACATCGTGAGGATGATGGGCGAATCCTTGTGGGGACAAATATAGTGACAGAGGAGCAATTGTTTCTGGAGTTGCCGAGAGCGTGTTCATTAAGACCTGTAAGTGATGATATGGCGTTGTGCCATCCTTCATTTCAAAAAGGGGATGGAAAAATTACTATTACAGATGCGGAGAAAGGTTGGTTTATTCGGGTAAATCATATAGGCAAATATGGTATGGATATTACCTTTGAGGCGTTAACTGCTCAACCTCCAGAGCCTTTGTTGTTTCTCAATATTAATGCGGTGCCTAATTCACGGGCAATGATATGGGAGCACATTGAGGATGAGCCGGGGGTCCCTTGTCCTAATCCACGTGTTATTGTGCCACGTCATATTATGCCAAATGTAGCAAGTAAGCCTGTTTCTGTTGATATTCGAAGTTTTGGGGTACGAACACCGCCATGCACAAAAGAAAAACCGACCTATGGCATAATTGGGATGTTCCATCTCTTGCCTTCTGCTTTAGGATGGTTATGGCGTTTAGTTGCGCCGAGGGGACATGAGAACCCGTCTATTATTAATACAGAGGGAATGAGTTCTGAGGGGGTAGGTTCTTATTGGCCCTTTGCTACAGGAAGGTATGTTCAACATGCGAATCTTTTGTTAGACCAGATATTAGCAAGCCCACGAGTGTATCACATTCTTTGTCCTAATCAGCATGTAGGTGCGTGGAAGGTAAGTTTTATGCCACAATGGTTGGCACGTGAATATTTAGCCCGACGTGGAATAGCCAAATTTAAGACAAGTCAGCTAATAAGTTCGCGGTGTGTGTTGTTGGGGCATACCTTAAAATCAGTTCGAATTGAAGGTGAAATTTTACCTGTTTCTCTTTTCCAAACTTATTTACAACCTGAAGTTGGGGAAGAGGCTTATGATGAAGGTGCTGAGATTTTATATACCTTTTTCCAAAGGGAACTAAAAAAGTTTATGACGTCGGAATTACATCCTCTTGGGAAAACGATTATTGAATGTTTTATGGACCGTGGTTTTCTGGGTGATTATATGGCATTGCTACCTACACCTTACATTGATTCCTCTCAGGAATAA
- a CDS encoding DivIVA domain-containing protein: MRRDRVISEVLGAESIITPSEIYAQRFPRKMIGGYSTEAVDNFLHRIADTIEMLIDRIQELKEKVDEQTKLIEFYRQEESVLRSALNTAQKLNEDILESAQRQAESIISEAQTRAQQIPLRLEQEIQHLIHLRDRFHQEVKTLLLSFQSILSEYESTQIKGFSQENRDNMLTEIRKSLDNALSTDFNIDSLSLNDEKEKHDEENNG; encoded by the coding sequence ATGAGACGCGACCGTGTTATTTCCGAAGTGTTAGGAGCAGAATCAATAATTACACCGAGCGAAATTTACGCTCAACGATTTCCACGAAAAATGATTGGCGGTTATTCCACAGAAGCCGTTGACAATTTTTTACATCGAATCGCCGACACTATCGAAATGCTAATCGACCGCATTCAAGAATTAAAAGAGAAAGTGGATGAACAAACCAAACTCATCGAATTTTACCGACAGGAAGAATCTGTTTTACGTAGTGCATTAAATACTGCTCAAAAATTAAATGAAGACATCCTGGAATCAGCCCAAAGACAAGCAGAATCTATTATCTCAGAAGCACAAACCCGTGCTCAGCAAATACCCTTGAGGTTAGAACAAGAAATTCAGCACCTCATTCATTTACGAGACCGTTTCCATCAAGAAGTAAAAACCTTGTTACTGTCTTTTCAATCCATCTTATCAGAATACGAATCTACCCAAATCAAAGGATTTTCTCAGGAAAATCGTGATAACATGCTCACTGAAATTAGGAAATCTTTGGATAATGCTTTATCCACTGATTTCAATATCGACTCCTTATCCCTCAACGATGAGAAAGAAAAACATGATGAAGAAAACAACGGATAA
- a CDS encoding PIG-L family deacetylase, whose amino-acid sequence MKLFQPHSEIFIPDGTPLETALSRTTHLAVGAHQDDIEIMAYDGILACFQNPNLWFSAVTVTNGSGSPRTDLYANYTDDEMMAVRRKEQKKSAIIGEYSVQFLLDYPSSAIKDKNNHSIIEDLKQILSATKPKIIYTHNLADKHDTHVGVALRLIQALREIKGQYQPEKLYGCEVWRDLDWLPDEDKVPFDVSPHENLQASLLGVFDSQIAGGKRYDLATMGRRKAHATYFASHGVDTATSLIFGMDLTPLIEDTSLNPFSYVQKYILKFASEIEQRINKFL is encoded by the coding sequence ATGAAACTATTTCAACCCCATTCAGAAATATTTATCCCCGACGGGACACCTCTGGAAACCGCACTATCTCGAACCACACATCTTGCAGTAGGTGCTCATCAAGATGATATTGAAATTATGGCATACGATGGAATTTTAGCTTGTTTTCAGAACCCCAATTTATGGTTTTCTGCCGTTACGGTCACAAACGGTAGTGGTTCACCCCGAACCGACTTATATGCAAACTACACCGACGACGAAATGATGGCTGTCCGACGCAAAGAGCAGAAAAAATCAGCCATTATCGGCGAGTATTCTGTTCAATTCCTATTAGACTATCCAAGCAGTGCTATCAAGGATAAAAATAATCACTCTATTATTGAAGACTTAAAACAAATACTATCCGCAACCAAACCAAAAATCATTTATACACATAACCTGGCAGACAAACACGATACTCATGTCGGAGTGGCTCTTCGACTTATCCAGGCACTACGCGAGATAAAGGGACAATATCAACCCGAAAAACTCTACGGGTGCGAAGTATGGCGAGATTTAGACTGGCTACCAGATGAAGACAAAGTCCCGTTTGATGTCTCACCTCACGAAAATCTACAGGCATCCCTCTTAGGTGTTTTCGACTCACAAATTGCAGGGGGAAAAAGATACGACCTCGCTACTATGGGCAGACGAAAAGCACACGCTACTTACTTTGCATCTCACGGAGTTGATACCGCCACTTCCCTTATATTCGGAATGGACCTAACACCACTGATTGAGGATACCTCCCTCAACCCATTCTCCTATGTCCAAAAATACATCCTTAAATTCGCTTCAGAAATCGAACAACGAATCAACAAATTTTTGTAG
- a CDS encoding YebC/PmpR family DNA-binding transcriptional regulator, which yields MSGHSKWATIKHKKSAIDAKRGKIFSKLAKEITVAVKMGGSDPESNSRLRTVLIACRNANMPKDNIERAIKRGTGEGGETYEEVRYECYGPAGVAIVVDVLTDNKRRTVADVRHIVTKHGGNMAEAGAVLWNFDPKGLITVKKENLSEDDIMEKALEAGAEDVDTEGEMYEVYTAPNDLHTVLQNFEKMGIAVGEAKLTLKPKNLISVDNKSAASVLKLMEALEDMDDVQDVYTNLDITDEAMAEAMSE from the coding sequence ATGTCAGGACATTCGAAATGGGCAACGATTAAACATAAGAAGAGTGCAATCGATGCGAAGCGTGGGAAGATTTTCTCGAAGTTAGCAAAGGAAATTACAGTGGCAGTAAAGATGGGTGGTTCTGATCCAGAATCGAATTCGCGACTTCGTACGGTGTTAATCGCATGCCGAAATGCAAATATGCCTAAGGATAATATTGAGAGGGCAATAAAACGTGGGACAGGAGAAGGTGGAGAAACCTATGAGGAGGTGCGTTATGAATGTTACGGTCCAGCAGGAGTTGCCATTGTGGTAGATGTTTTGACTGATAATAAACGACGGACTGTTGCGGATGTGAGGCATATTGTAACTAAGCATGGTGGTAATATGGCAGAAGCAGGGGCAGTTTTATGGAACTTTGACCCGAAGGGTTTAATTACAGTAAAGAAAGAGAATCTTTCTGAAGATGATATTATGGAAAAGGCGTTGGAAGCGGGTGCAGAGGATGTTGATACGGAAGGCGAGATGTACGAAGTTTATACGGCTCCGAATGACTTACATACTGTTTTACAAAACTTTGAGAAGATGGGGATTGCGGTTGGTGAAGCGAAGCTTACTTTGAAACCGAAAAATTTGATTTCCGTTGATAATAAATCTGCCGCTTCGGTTCTTAAATTGATGGAAGCATTAGAAGATATGGATGATGTTCAAGATGTGTATACAAATCTTGACATTACAGACGAGGCGATGGCAGAGGCGATGTCGGAATAA